In Bacteroidota bacterium, a single window of DNA contains:
- a CDS encoding EamA family transporter: MVYFYLVLQQLIGSTTHLVAQDTSLAVAPALVLLLRASGASILFLPILFITEKRWNILHRIERADYGRLFLLGLLNVPLNQFLYLNGVKYTTPANSALLYAMTPAMVLVLTLFARSERPSSAKAIGILLALVGAVLIMFEHGATLRSEHTVGNILIFIAVIAWSLFTMLGRPLVLKYGAVYVTAVNMIVGTLIYLPIGLLVGDVPQIGKISGTSWIDIAYLAAIASVLNYILWYTALAKLETTKVAIFQNLQPIMTTIMAFMLGRVIITARLGIGGLLTLVGVLVVQVGDRFIRWRGTSLARRV; this comes from the coding sequence TTGGTATATTTCTATCTCGTTCTCCAGCAATTGATCGGCAGCACGACACATCTTGTCGCGCAGGATACAAGTCTTGCCGTCGCGCCGGCGCTCGTGCTCCTGCTTCGCGCTTCGGGTGCATCGATCTTGTTCTTGCCGATTTTGTTCATCACCGAGAAGCGGTGGAATATTTTGCATCGTATCGAGCGGGCCGATTATGGTCGCCTGTTTTTGCTTGGGCTGTTAAACGTCCCGCTCAATCAATTCCTGTATCTGAACGGGGTAAAATATACAACGCCAGCCAACAGCGCATTGCTCTATGCAATGACCCCGGCGATGGTCCTTGTGCTGACATTGTTCGCTCGCAGTGAGCGTCCTTCGAGCGCCAAAGCCATTGGCATCTTATTGGCTCTAGTCGGTGCAGTACTCATCATGTTCGAACATGGGGCGACACTCCGATCGGAACACACAGTCGGGAATATTCTGATCTTCATCGCTGTCATCGCGTGGTCACTCTTCACGATGTTGGGCAGGCCACTCGTGCTGAAATACGGAGCGGTCTACGTTACGGCGGTCAACATGATCGTCGGTACACTGATCTATCTTCCCATCGGATTGCTCGTAGGTGATGTTCCGCAAATCGGAAAGATATCCGGCACCTCCTGGATCGATATCGCGTATCTGGCGGCGATTGCTTCGGTCTTGAATTACATCCTATGGTACACCGCGCTCGCAAAGCTCGAAACAACCAAAGTGGCGATCTTCCAGAATCTACAGCCGATCATGACAACGATCATGGCGTTCATGCTCGGGCGGGTGATTATCACAGCACGGCTCGGAATTGGTGGTCTGCTGACACTAGTGGGTGTCCTCGTTGTGCAGGTTGGCGATCGCTTCATTCGATGGCGCGGGACCAGCCTTGCTCGCCGTGTCTGA
- a CDS encoding metallophosphoesterase family protein, whose translation MRTIVHLSDIHFGAVDERLKAPLVRAVHEQRPDLVVVSGDLTERGRRGEFREAREFLLSLPGPQIVVPGNHDVPIYHPIERLLHPMGRFRRFISSERLPFFEDDEIAAIGINTARATKTKYGHISRWQLAMIQDMLRPVPNDRIKIVVTHHPFDVPDGYRKTRQIVGRAWRAMKVLSECGADLFLAGHLHRIHAGLTAERYKIEDYSALVIQAGTATLFNGSQELNSFNVIHCERPTMKVNRVMWNDSTNQFEHRDEENFRHGEQGWSRAIE comes from the coding sequence ATGCGGACCATCGTCCACTTATCCGATATCCACTTTGGCGCGGTCGATGAGCGGCTGAAAGCCCCTCTCGTCCGGGCAGTACACGAGCAGCGCCCAGATCTCGTCGTGGTCTCCGGCGATCTGACGGAACGTGGCCGGCGCGGTGAATTTCGAGAAGCCCGTGAATTTCTCCTATCGCTGCCAGGTCCGCAAATTGTCGTTCCCGGCAACCACGACGTTCCGATCTACCATCCGATCGAGCGGCTTTTGCATCCAATGGGCCGGTTTCGGCGGTTTATTTCGAGCGAGCGACTTCCATTTTTCGAGGATGATGAGATCGCTGCCATCGGCATCAATACCGCGCGCGCCACCAAGACGAAGTATGGTCATATCAGCCGCTGGCAACTTGCAATGATCCAAGACATGCTGCGTCCGGTGCCGAACGATCGAATCAAAATCGTTGTGACACACCATCCATTCGATGTGCCGGATGGTTATCGCAAAACTCGGCAGATCGTCGGGCGTGCATGGCGCGCGATGAAGGTGCTTTCGGAATGCGGGGCCGATCTCTTTCTCGCGGGACATCTCCACCGCATACATGCGGGATTGACCGCAGAGCGTTACAAGATAGAAGATTACTCCGCTCTCGTAATTCAGGCAGGCACGGCAACCCTGTTCAATGGCTCGCAAGAGCTCAACTCATTCAACGTGATTCATTGCGAACGACCAACAATGAAGGTCAATAGAGTCATGTGGAATGACTCAACCAATCAGTTTGAACATCGTGATGAAGAGAACTTCAGACACGGCGAGCAAGGCTGGTCCCGCGCCATCGAATGA
- a CDS encoding phosphatase PAP2 family protein — protein sequence MTPTMHHPHPIEDLPASRAQKLLRALTSYYAIALAVAVVCAWGFGWLADEVLDHEFTVANTSILLTIHAHRTATLDQIAFLASGIGSATGITIIGIALVLALLIMNRYVDLGTLAAVLLGATVLMLTFKLLFHQVRPHVFEPLVRETNFSFPSGHSLTSFSLWGFLAWWIVSMNHRQVWRWILGILGLGIAVLVALSRLYLGVHWPTDVVAGMLLGFSWVGVCVTGQHWLTRHARRERRRLRAQRMKSANAV from the coding sequence ATGACCCCCACCATGCACCATCCGCATCCCATCGAGGATCTTCCCGCAAGCCGTGCGCAAAAGCTGCTGCGGGCGCTGACGTCATATTATGCCATTGCGTTGGCCGTAGCGGTAGTTTGTGCATGGGGGTTCGGTTGGCTGGCGGACGAAGTACTCGATCATGAGTTTACTGTCGCAAATACTTCAATCCTACTGACGATCCACGCGCATCGCACCGCGACCCTCGACCAGATTGCATTCCTGGCAAGCGGAATCGGTTCTGCGACTGGAATCACGATAATTGGGATTGCATTGGTCCTGGCACTTCTCATTATGAATCGTTATGTCGATCTTGGCACTCTGGCCGCCGTGCTTCTGGGCGCGACAGTGCTAATGCTGACATTCAAGCTTCTGTTTCATCAGGTCCGTCCCCACGTCTTCGAGCCTCTGGTGCGGGAGACGAACTTCAGCTTTCCGAGCGGACATTCGCTGACATCATTTAGCCTCTGGGGTTTTCTTGCCTGGTGGATTGTCTCCATGAATCACCGGCAGGTCTGGAGGTGGATTCTGGGTATTTTAGGTTTGGGAATTGCGGTGTTGGTCGCTCTAAGCCGGCTCTATCTCGGTGTGCATTGGCCGACAGATGTGGTCGCCGGGATGCTTTTGGGCTTCTCTTGGGTCGGTGTATGCGTGACCGGTCAGCACTGGCTCACCCGCCATGCCCGACGTGAAAGAAGGCGATTGCGAGCCCAACGGATGAAATCTGCTAATGCCGTGTGA
- a CDS encoding choice-of-anchor D domain-containing protein: MDKHRRLILGLSIFASIVLAENSYASVRLALDSVSLDFGRVDTGSFKELTLQVWDTTTTDVQIDAVSPSGSAASDFVVISPSFPTIVPSGGITVIPIVIRFRPSAIGQRNALLLIQTSDGSIAVPVSGLGKAEVSGLFFSMSKINFGALSPVLQLDTIVELYSSGPDSATILGGSILNGSTSTFAATILDSSGESVLKIGPGDSIAIRITVNGFLPTGPKEAAFSVLGQTSTPSLDLIADVEWATFTLDPAPIVDFGVMYAGEVRDTLINITNTGVSAFAINEVDPPTGDFHIVNEPAIPIFVRTGETAQLTVRANPGISTYHAGEMAVISMNSQNSNYLSTHFQVSVAGNALQLPSSQSVSYYCAMPGSIEVTVPVLDTISRSFAVTGVLASDPSIIVHPVTSFPDTIGAGMTQQIMLHIDQSSTSANKIILQFLGGTQIVATDTLYLTDLLSNASIALSPLPSNDSAHRSFDVRTQTTLTPFMLDTLVVHLASSNDATEIDISSIALAPGLSNAHILSIVRDVSGYVVTIASSLPLTSLSGSSILSFQVKRFISDQDSTNIELWAEAPERTGCLEWAGDTEDVPLPSSCGSGELQYYLSKGSLLWDVHMQQNPVRGAIGHIAITAGAPAVLDYDIMSVLGERVAHGIMQLDIGHNDLELPIGLIADGSYYVKLVAHARDASVSEVNSLLFIKRD; encoded by the coding sequence ATGGATAAACACAGGAGATTGATCCTCGGATTGAGCATTTTTGCGAGCATTGTGCTCGCTGAGAATAGTTACGCGAGTGTTCGGCTTGCACTTGATTCTGTAAGTCTCGATTTCGGTCGAGTCGACACCGGCAGCTTCAAAGAATTGACACTCCAGGTTTGGGACACCACGACTACTGATGTACAGATCGATGCCGTCTCCCCATCTGGCAGTGCGGCTTCGGATTTCGTAGTCATTTCCCCGAGTTTCCCGACGATCGTTCCATCTGGCGGTATTACGGTCATTCCAATCGTGATCCGCTTTAGGCCGAGTGCCATCGGGCAGCGCAATGCGCTTCTCCTAATTCAGACATCTGATGGAAGCATTGCCGTCCCGGTCAGTGGATTGGGCAAGGCGGAGGTGTCGGGGCTCTTCTTCTCCATGAGCAAGATTAATTTTGGGGCGCTCTCGCCAGTGCTTCAACTCGATACGATTGTCGAACTCTATTCCAGTGGGCCTGATAGTGCAACGATTTTAGGGGGTAGTATCTTGAATGGTTCGACATCGACCTTTGCGGCGACCATCCTCGATTCTTCTGGCGAATCCGTATTGAAAATTGGTCCAGGCGATTCTATTGCCATTCGCATCACGGTTAACGGCTTTCTACCGACCGGACCAAAGGAGGCTGCATTCTCCGTTCTGGGACAAACATCCACACCATCTTTGGACCTTATTGCCGATGTCGAGTGGGCTACCTTTACGCTCGATCCTGCTCCAATCGTCGATTTCGGAGTCATGTATGCCGGCGAGGTGCGGGATACCCTGATTAACATAACGAACACGGGCGTGTCTGCTTTTGCCATCAATGAGGTCGATCCACCAACAGGCGATTTTCATATTGTGAACGAACCTGCGATACCGATTTTTGTAAGGACGGGCGAAACTGCGCAACTCACGGTCAGAGCGAATCCGGGGATTAGCACCTATCACGCGGGCGAAATGGCGGTGATATCGATGAACTCCCAAAATTCGAATTATCTCTCCACCCATTTTCAGGTCAGTGTAGCTGGAAATGCGCTTCAGCTTCCGTCAAGTCAGTCAGTAAGCTACTACTGCGCGATGCCGGGGTCGATAGAGGTCACCGTGCCGGTATTGGATACGATTTCGAGAAGTTTTGCCGTTACTGGTGTTTTGGCGAGCGACCCATCGATTATTGTTCACCCGGTGACTTCCTTTCCAGATACTATTGGAGCGGGAATGACTCAGCAAATCATGCTTCACATCGACCAGTCATCGACTTCTGCAAATAAGATTATCCTGCAGTTCCTGGGTGGAACGCAGATTGTTGCCACCGACACCCTATACCTAACCGATCTGCTTTCGAATGCTAGCATTGCTCTCTCTCCGCTGCCGAGCAATGATTCAGCGCATCGCTCCTTTGACGTTCGAACGCAGACAACGCTCACCCCATTCATGCTGGATACACTCGTTGTACACCTGGCATCAAGCAATGACGCGACTGAAATTGATATTTCTTCAATTGCGCTTGCCCCAGGACTCTCAAATGCGCATATATTGAGTATTGTGCGTGATGTCAGTGGTTATGTTGTAACGATTGCCTCATCCTTGCCGCTGACCTCGCTCTCTGGCAGTTCAATTCTGTCGTTTCAAGTCAAGCGCTTCATTTCCGATCAGGACTCAACAAATATCGAACTTTGGGCCGAAGCTCCAGAACGCACCGGGTGTCTCGAATGGGCAGGGGACACGGAAGATGTTCCACTTCCTTCATCCTGTGGCAGCGGTGAGTTGCAGTATTATCTTTCGAAGGGATCGCTGCTCTGGGATGTCCATATGCAGCAGAATCCTGTCCGTGGTGCGATCGGACATATTGCGATAACCGCAGGTGCTCCAGCGGTTCTGGACTATGACATTATGAGTGTGCTAGGCGAGCGCGTGGCGCATGGAATAATGCAGCTTGACATTGGTCATAATGATCTCGAACTTCCAATTGGTCTGATAGCAGATGGCTCCTATTACGTGAAGCTTGTGGCGCATGCACGGGATGCTTCCGTCTCTGAAGTCAACTCTCTGCTTTTCATCAAGCGCGATTAA
- a CDS encoding 5-formyltetrahydrofolate cyclo-ligase: protein MMQDSSDRNINQVRIDLRGEALARREAIPSEKRSELSASVSDKVLHELDILNARFVHCYISFRSEVETRSLIDTMLARGIRVVVPVVEGDGSGGTLVHTEIQGLTNLRTGAFGIEEPVEQTPSALEALDAIIIPMVAFDRHGARLGYGKGFYDRFLRGLPCDIQRMGLAFSVQEVAAIPLLPHDERVETIFTELERIAVTDANTQTIDEQ, encoded by the coding sequence ATGATGCAAGATTCCAGCGACCGCAATATTAACCAGGTCCGTATTGATTTACGAGGCGAAGCTCTTGCTCGACGCGAAGCCATTCCGAGCGAAAAGCGAAGCGAACTCAGCGCGAGTGTATCAGATAAAGTTCTGCATGAACTGGATATACTCAATGCTCGGTTCGTTCATTGCTACATTAGCTTTCGCAGTGAGGTAGAAACCCGTTCTCTAATTGATACCATGCTGGCTCGCGGGATTCGAGTAGTGGTGCCGGTTGTCGAGGGTGACGGGTCGGGAGGAACACTCGTACACACTGAGATTCAGGGACTCACCAATTTGCGAACTGGGGCCTTTGGCATCGAGGAGCCAGTTGAACAAACGCCGTCTGCCCTCGAAGCATTGGATGCAATCATCATTCCGATGGTCGCCTTCGATCGGCATGGCGCTCGTCTCGGATATGGCAAAGGATTCTATGACCGATTTTTGCGCGGTCTGCCCTGCGACATTCAGCGAATGGGCCTTGCGTTTTCCGTTCAGGAAGTCGCCGCGATTCCACTGTTGCCGCACGATGAACGTGTGGAGACCATTTTTACAGAACTGGAGCGGATTGCAGTGACTGATGCTAATACTCAGACAATCGATGAGCAATGA